A genomic segment from Gimesia sp. encodes:
- a CDS encoding CehA/McbA family metallohydrolase, producing the protein MDLSRHNAFILLTVCITAFFTSELRSAESPLVIDAKSHQVEGKKTYETVFSAHANPTEFTLLFDLKLLKQSSGRYWKVFINDQDLGRLEANTRQIGADKQADGFQRIGFTVPAEVLKTGENTLAITGRGQPSVLRNIVLDPRPLKQALQLGSVTVKVQTPEDQPVPARLTIVNESGELPHLYNASQPMTAVRPGILYTLGTGDSFELPPGKYTLYATRGMEWGYDKQSIVVNYDQPQSHTLIISREVDTTGFIACDSHIHTLPGSGHGNATFEERMITIAGEGIEVAVATDHNHISDYRPFQKSTGTQSHFHAISGDEVTTRNGHFTAFPFDPDKAVPGGVKGRNPLFLENDSWSELIADMRLKGAEVIILNHPYWPSIPDGPFGRFRFNRRTGNRGEGPEFNFNGYEVAQPANKIPDFFYALEDWMSLLNRGSKLTAVGATDSHTVNDPVGQARTYLKSTTDKVSEIVPREVYDAFTQGRAVASAGIFADLKLQGQYQMGDLVPENAIHADKKTGSKLTATLRVASPSWVQPREAMIYVNGKQIAHQTIKTKSNQPTDQTLTFSLGLTPHDAYVVAFVLGDAITLPGWTTYGKASQAITNPIFLDVDGDGKYSAPRETAQRLIAKTQKEDGSFSPAQRKALLDSSAVKADAAVMLHVEDLLTQETTNDKDE; encoded by the coding sequence ATGGACCTGTCCCGTCATAATGCATTCATTCTATTAACCGTCTGCATCACGGCCTTTTTTACCAGCGAACTCCGCTCCGCTGAATCTCCTCTTGTCATTGATGCAAAGTCGCATCAGGTTGAAGGAAAAAAGACTTATGAGACAGTATTCTCTGCTCACGCCAATCCGACTGAATTTACTTTGCTGTTTGATCTGAAGCTACTGAAACAAAGCTCCGGCAGATACTGGAAGGTCTTCATCAATGACCAGGACCTGGGTCGATTGGAAGCAAACACCCGCCAGATTGGGGCTGATAAACAGGCAGACGGTTTTCAGCGGATCGGTTTTACGGTTCCTGCAGAAGTTCTCAAAACAGGTGAAAACACCCTGGCAATTACTGGTCGAGGACAACCTTCCGTTCTACGTAATATCGTTTTAGATCCTCGACCTCTGAAGCAGGCGTTGCAGCTGGGATCTGTGACCGTAAAAGTCCAAACACCGGAAGATCAGCCTGTCCCCGCACGGCTGACAATTGTGAATGAATCAGGTGAACTGCCCCACCTCTATAATGCCAGTCAGCCGATGACCGCCGTCCGTCCCGGGATTCTTTATACGCTGGGGACAGGGGATTCTTTCGAATTACCACCGGGAAAGTATACGCTGTACGCCACGCGAGGCATGGAATGGGGATACGATAAACAGTCGATCGTCGTAAATTACGATCAGCCCCAGTCACATACTTTGATCATTTCACGTGAAGTAGATACCACGGGATTTATTGCCTGTGACAGCCATATCCATACCTTACCCGGCAGCGGTCACGGTAATGCCACATTCGAAGAACGCATGATCACAATCGCCGGCGAAGGAATCGAAGTCGCTGTAGCCACCGATCACAATCATATTTCGGACTACCGTCCGTTTCAGAAATCGACGGGAACACAGTCACACTTCCATGCGATTTCGGGTGATGAAGTCACAACCCGCAATGGACATTTTACGGCATTTCCCTTCGATCCGGACAAGGCCGTCCCCGGTGGCGTAAAGGGACGTAATCCCCTGTTTCTGGAGAATGATAGCTGGAGTGAGCTGATTGCCGACATGCGTCTCAAAGGAGCCGAGGTAATTATCCTGAACCACCCCTACTGGCCCAGTATTCCGGATGGTCCATTCGGTCGGTTTCGTTTCAATCGACGCACGGGGAACCGGGGTGAGGGACCTGAATTCAACTTCAACGGTTATGAAGTTGCTCAGCCTGCAAATAAAATCCCCGATTTTTTCTACGCCCTGGAAGACTGGATGTCACTGCTGAACCGTGGTTCCAAACTGACCGCTGTCGGAGCCACAGACTCCCACACCGTGAATGATCCGGTAGGACAGGCTCGGACATACCTGAAAAGTACAACTGACAAAGTCTCTGAGATCGTTCCCCGAGAGGTGTATGATGCTTTCACACAGGGTCGGGCCGTGGCATCAGCAGGAATCTTTGCAGACCTCAAACTGCAAGGACAGTATCAGATGGGAGACCTGGTACCTGAGAATGCCATCCACGCTGATAAAAAAACAGGTTCAAAGCTGACCGCAACGTTACGAGTCGCTTCCCCATCGTGGGTTCAGCCGCGCGAAGCAATGATCTATGTGAATGGAAAACAGATTGCTCACCAGACCATCAAGACGAAATCAAACCAGCCTACCGATCAGACGCTGACCTTTTCACTGGGACTCACTCCACACGACGCTTATGTCGTTGCGTTTGTACTGGGAGATGCTATTACCCTGCCCGGCTGGACAACTTATGGCAAGGCTTCTCAGGCAATCACTAATCCCATTTTTCTGGATGTGGACGGTGATGGTAAATACAGCGCACCACGCGAGACGGCCCAAAGACTGATTGCGAAAACTCAAAAAGAGGACGGTTCCTTCTCTCCGGCTCAACGAAAAGCGCTGCTTGATTCATCTGCGGTAAAGGCTGATGCCGCCGTTATGCTGCATGTCGAGGACCTGCTCACTCAAGAGACAACCAACGATAAAGATGAATAA
- a CDS encoding peroxidase family protein encodes MLFRKTSHQRKASRLSSHISVVEHLETRQLLSATNSLMTEPANHHHSMSDTTPEYPSIDGTGNNIDNPELGSTGTQLIRLAEAAYGDGLSTPAGEDRLSAREISNVIAAAETSQTNARYLTDLFWVWGQFIDHDITLTEAAHDEYGDPLEAFPIEVPTGDPYFDPDGSGDDVISLNRSAFEEDENGIRQQINQITAFIDGSMIYGSDAERADQLRTFSRGQLKTSDGDLLPYGDDGFFLAGDIRANENVALTSMHTLWVREHNRVATELSLENPDLTDEELYQQARQIVIGELQAITFNEYLPALFGEDAISKYMGYDSGVDPSIANEFSNAAYRYGHTMLSSELLRLDANGDVAAEGNISLVNAFFNPGELEANGIDSLLRGASVNLAQEIDNQLVDDVRNFLFGPPGSGGFDLASLNIQRGRDHGLADYNATRVALGLEAVQSFSDISSDPEVAAKLEALYGMVDNIDLWVGGLAEDHLPGSSMGETFTSIIVDQFQRLRDGDRFWYQNIFSGDVLKEIHDTTLADVIERNSEVSGLQENVFFAPSVLQIDLADLGSNDVTIRERNGNLEVVDNRTRTLISSQSLEGIERLMLTGSHHEPQQITIANLSSAILPGGMVVESGRSHSDTLVLNGTNQSDSIAVNVSSVDISGLQIDYTGLERIVLQGMDANDTIAVAGGLEVAVSILDHQDRDRHHERRGDQDHLKAKRDNHHPRQEPVRNVRRDSIEPGMIVLDQVFASSELDQILDQPPKRRRR; translated from the coding sequence ATGCTCTTTCGAAAAACCAGTCATCAACGCAAGGCTTCTCGACTCTCCTCTCATATCTCAGTCGTCGAGCACCTTGAAACCCGTCAACTGTTGTCCGCGACGAATTCACTCATGACAGAACCTGCTAATCATCATCATTCGATGTCCGATACAACTCCCGAATATCCGTCGATCGACGGAACAGGGAATAATATCGACAACCCGGAACTGGGCAGTACCGGGACGCAACTGATTCGACTGGCCGAAGCCGCTTACGGCGATGGCCTGTCAACTCCCGCGGGAGAAGACCGGCTGAGTGCCCGGGAAATCAGTAATGTGATCGCAGCAGCTGAGACTTCCCAGACAAATGCCCGTTACCTGACCGATCTGTTCTGGGTCTGGGGACAGTTTATTGATCACGATATTACTTTGACTGAAGCTGCTCATGATGAATATGGTGACCCGTTGGAAGCTTTTCCAATCGAGGTTCCGACAGGTGATCCCTACTTTGATCCGGACGGCTCTGGAGATGATGTGATCAGTCTGAATCGGAGTGCCTTTGAAGAGGACGAAAACGGCATACGTCAGCAGATCAATCAGATTACGGCTTTCATTGATGGGTCGATGATCTACGGTTCTGATGCAGAACGGGCCGACCAGTTGAGAACTTTCAGTAGGGGACAGCTGAAAACCAGCGATGGAGATCTATTGCCTTACGGAGATGATGGATTCTTTCTGGCGGGTGATATTCGGGCTAATGAAAACGTGGCCCTGACGTCAATGCATACTCTCTGGGTACGTGAACACAATCGAGTCGCAACTGAACTGTCGCTGGAGAATCCCGACCTGACCGATGAAGAACTTTATCAGCAGGCGCGACAGATTGTAATCGGTGAATTGCAGGCGATCACGTTTAATGAGTATCTACCTGCGTTATTCGGAGAAGATGCTATCAGTAAATACATGGGATACGATTCCGGTGTTGATCCCAGTATCGCGAACGAGTTTTCCAATGCCGCCTATCGTTACGGTCACACAATGCTGTCGTCTGAACTGCTCCGGTTGGATGCAAATGGAGATGTTGCTGCCGAAGGTAATATCTCGCTGGTCAATGCCTTCTTTAACCCGGGAGAACTGGAAGCCAATGGGATTGATTCCCTGTTACGAGGCGCCTCAGTCAACCTGGCACAGGAAATTGACAATCAACTGGTGGATGATGTGCGGAACTTCTTGTTTGGGCCTCCCGGATCCGGCGGTTTCGATCTGGCGTCGTTGAATATTCAACGTGGGCGTGACCACGGGCTGGCCGATTATAACGCGACCAGGGTTGCTTTGGGCCTGGAAGCAGTGCAGAGTTTCTCAGATATCAGTTCAGATCCAGAAGTGGCAGCAAAACTGGAGGCCCTGTACGGCATGGTTGATAATATTGATCTCTGGGTCGGGGGACTGGCAGAAGATCATCTACCGGGCTCGAGTATGGGGGAGACGTTCACCTCTATCATCGTCGATCAGTTCCAGAGACTGCGGGACGGCGATCGTTTCTGGTATCAGAATATCTTTTCTGGTGATGTATTGAAAGAAATACATGATACGACACTCGCCGATGTAATCGAACGCAATTCAGAGGTATCCGGTCTGCAGGAAAACGTATTCTTTGCACCGTCGGTGCTTCAGATCGACCTTGCAGATCTCGGGAGTAATGATGTTACCATTCGCGAACGAAACGGAAATCTGGAAGTGGTTGACAACAGAACCAGAACCTTGATCAGCAGTCAGTCACTGGAAGGGATTGAGCGTTTAATGTTGACCGGCAGTCATCACGAACCACAGCAGATCACCATTGCCAATCTGAGCAGTGCCATATTACCGGGGGGAATGGTTGTAGAATCAGGCAGAAGCCATTCCGACACATTAGTCTTGAATGGGACAAATCAGAGTGATTCGATTGCGGTGAATGTAAGTTCTGTAGACATATCCGGCCTTCAGATTGATTATACAGGACTGGAGCGGATTGTGCTTCAGGGGATGGACGCGAATGATACGATCGCGGTTGCCGGTGGGTTAGAAGTAGCTGTCAGCATTCTTGATCACCAGGATCGCGATCGACATCATGAGAGAAGAGGAGATCAGGATCATCTCAAGGCGAAGCGAGACAATCACCATCCCAGACAGGAGCCCGTTCGAAACGTAAGGCGGGATTCAATCGAACCCGGTATGATTGTGCTTGATCAGGTATTTGCTTCCAGTGAGCTGGACCAGATTCTAGACCAGCCACCCAAAAGACGTAGACGTTAA
- the zigA gene encoding zinc metallochaperone GTPase ZigA codes for MIQSSENVPRKLPVTVLSGFLGAGKTTLLNHVLANRAGLKVAVIVNDMSEINIDAALVREGNQALSRTEEKLVEMSNGCICCTLREDLMVEVSRLAQEQRFDYLLIESTGISEPMPVAETFTFADEEGRSLSDFAQLDTLVTVIDAANFQRDYQSHEDLVDRELGLSEDDRRNIVDLLIDQVEFANIILINKADLVSRQELEQLHAVIQHLNPNAHILESSFGKVDLKQVLGTGLFDMDSASTHTGWLETPRGEVHSEVDEYGVQSFTYQARRPFHPERLWRALDRDDSWLEHVLRSKGFAWLASQHNIANLWSHAGISVRFDPAGYWWAATKPEEWNIDQNQKREILSRYEGQYGDRRQELVFIGRDMDETLIRKVLDRCLLQDSEWIDGPEVWSTYSDPFQVTEETPISSHE; via the coding sequence ATGATTCAGAGTTCCGAAAACGTTCCTCGCAAACTGCCCGTGACCGTGCTCTCCGGTTTCCTGGGAGCGGGAAAAACCACACTGCTCAATCACGTTCTGGCCAATCGGGCCGGGCTGAAAGTGGCTGTGATCGTCAACGACATGAGTGAGATCAATATCGACGCCGCATTGGTGAGAGAAGGAAATCAGGCGTTGAGCCGTACGGAAGAAAAGCTTGTGGAAATGTCCAATGGCTGCATCTGCTGCACCCTCAGAGAAGATCTGATGGTGGAAGTCAGTCGCCTGGCACAGGAACAGCGGTTCGATTATCTCCTGATTGAATCGACGGGCATTTCAGAACCAATGCCTGTCGCCGAGACCTTCACGTTTGCAGATGAAGAAGGCAGAAGCCTCTCGGATTTCGCGCAGCTGGACACTCTTGTAACAGTCATTGATGCCGCTAATTTTCAGCGTGACTATCAGTCCCACGAAGATCTGGTTGACCGGGAGCTGGGACTGAGCGAAGACGATCGACGGAATATTGTCGACCTGCTCATCGATCAGGTCGAATTTGCGAATATCATTCTGATCAATAAAGCAGACCTTGTCAGCAGGCAGGAACTCGAACAACTGCATGCAGTCATTCAGCACCTGAATCCCAACGCTCATATTCTCGAATCCTCATTCGGAAAAGTCGATTTAAAACAAGTGCTGGGAACAGGCCTGTTTGACATGGATTCGGCTTCTACGCATACAGGCTGGCTCGAAACACCGCGGGGTGAAGTTCATTCGGAAGTCGACGAATATGGAGTGCAGAGTTTCACTTACCAGGCCCGTCGCCCCTTTCATCCGGAACGTCTCTGGCGGGCACTGGACAGAGACGATTCCTGGCTGGAGCATGTTCTCCGCAGTAAAGGCTTTGCCTGGCTCGCTTCGCAGCATAATATTGCCAATCTCTGGTCACACGCCGGTATCTCCGTGCGATTTGATCCCGCTGGTTACTGGTGGGCTGCCACAAAGCCGGAGGAGTGGAACATTGATCAAAACCAGAAGAGGGAGATTCTGTCCCGATATGAGGGACAGTACGGGGACCGTCGTCAGGAACTGGTCTTTATTGGTCGTGACATGGATGAGACCCTGATTCGTAAAGTCCTGGACCGTTGCCTGCTTCAGGACTCTGAATGGATCGATGGTCCCGAAGTCTGGTCGACCTATTCCGATCCATTTCAAGTGACTGAGGAGACTCCGATATCGTCACATGAATAA
- a CDS encoding permease produces MIQYYLWGFALRFVQCLLEAAPFILAGLFIAAIFQRFFGSVETRRLFGEGTRSSLFRAWVIGMLLPVCSLGVIPVARELKKAGLAGGTIIAFAMSAPLFNPLSLLYGLTLSEPVTILTFALFSLLIVTLVGTIWDRLFPEKTEQPADDQVIPYGIKRVLSVGYSAAKEASGASLVYILIGLAGVALLGAFLPQASLQRSVNYDNSYAPLLMTGVAIPVYATPMLAMSQLGSMFQHANSVGAAFILLVLGAGVNLGLVAWIVRNYNWKKTMVWFGLLLLVIIGLAYGVEKPLFPTNIEPADHTHAFDIYCQPFSPGTTSFYQTAKQKLGHVIDPYEIYSAGILGGVILIGFLLRLVDRRGRIEDWLKKVEPVKSGKYDIVLPGPVLGILILVGLIVASGVGCFSYYPSPDVVCEEMTIAKTEALSGALSGNVSHSKYWIDIYDDWTRKLEVGVYLRNLNLSEYHHWKAQLLREKLELLAHEIEDEEHEEIRRLVADIQHTHRRMVDAYLRDMN; encoded by the coding sequence ATGATTCAATACTATCTCTGGGGCTTCGCACTCCGCTTCGTACAGTGCCTGCTGGAAGCCGCTCCCTTCATTCTGGCAGGTTTGTTTATTGCAGCTATCTTTCAGCGATTCTTTGGTTCCGTAGAAACCAGAAGGCTGTTTGGTGAAGGCACCCGATCCTCTCTGTTCCGGGCCTGGGTGATCGGGATGCTGCTTCCGGTCTGTTCGTTGGGCGTCATCCCCGTTGCCCGAGAGTTAAAGAAAGCAGGACTGGCAGGAGGCACGATTATTGCTTTCGCCATGTCTGCCCCGCTGTTTAACCCGCTTTCTCTGCTCTACGGACTGACCCTTTCCGAGCCGGTCACGATCCTGACCTTCGCACTCTTCTCGCTGCTCATCGTCACCCTGGTGGGAACCATCTGGGACCGACTGTTCCCTGAGAAAACAGAACAACCAGCCGATGACCAGGTAATCCCCTACGGAATCAAACGCGTTTTATCTGTCGGTTACAGTGCAGCCAAAGAAGCATCTGGAGCCAGCCTGGTATATATCCTGATCGGTCTGGCAGGAGTCGCTCTGCTGGGAGCATTTCTGCCGCAAGCCAGTCTGCAGAGGTCCGTCAACTACGATAATTCATACGCCCCCCTGCTGATGACCGGTGTAGCGATTCCCGTCTATGCGACTCCCATGCTGGCGATGTCTCAGTTGGGATCAATGTTTCAGCATGCCAACTCGGTCGGTGCCGCCTTCATTCTGCTGGTACTCGGTGCGGGTGTGAATCTGGGCCTGGTGGCCTGGATCGTTCGCAATTACAACTGGAAAAAAACGATGGTCTGGTTTGGCCTCCTGCTGCTGGTCATCATCGGGCTGGCCTATGGAGTGGAGAAACCGCTCTTCCCAACCAATATTGAACCGGCAGATCACACGCATGCGTTCGACATTTATTGCCAGCCTTTCAGTCCGGGCACGACCAGCTTCTATCAAACAGCGAAACAGAAGCTGGGGCATGTCATTGATCCCTATGAAATCTATTCGGCAGGTATTCTGGGGGGCGTGATCCTGATCGGTTTTCTTCTGAGGTTAGTGGATCGCCGTGGACGAATCGAAGACTGGCTGAAAAAAGTGGAACCCGTGAAGTCCGGCAAATATGACATTGTGCTTCCCGGTCCCGTCCTGGGGATTTTGATTCTGGTCGGCCTGATCGTTGCCAGTGGAGTCGGCTGTTTTTCTTATTACCCCTCACCGGATGTGGTGTGCGAAGAGATGACGATTGCCAAGACGGAAGCGCTTTCCGGCGCTTTGTCTGGAAACGTCTCCCACTCGAAATACTGGATTGACATCTATGATGACTGGACCCGCAAACTGGAAGTCGGCGTCTATTTACGAAACCTGAATCTTAGTGAATACCATCACTGGAAGGCTCAATTGCTGCGGGAAAAGCTGGAACTGCTGGCCCACGAGATTGAGGACGAAGAACATGAAGAGATACGTCGTCTGGTCGCGGATATACAACATACACATCGCCGCATGGTGGACGCTTATCTCAGGGACATGAACTGA
- a CDS encoding MoxR family ATPase: MASLLEKNIQMDLQQEYSRVDQLRDKLNQVLKGKADVIDNVIICLLSRGHLLLEDHPGLGKTMLAKALATLIGGRFARVQCTPDLLPSDITGFNIFNQKTHEFEFRQGPVFSDIMLADEINRATPRTQSALLEAMAERQVTVDAVRYQLSQDYFVIATQNPIDQHGTYPLPEAQLDRFSMKLSIGYPEENDEIRMLAAAIDQNTDVIAELEPVFGEQELLDMQRKIVAIPVAESVQRYLVQIGNVTRKHAQVSLGLSPRGLLTWQRVAQAHAFLEQRSYVIPDDLLETALPVLSVRLGVDQSESRALIEEILKSVKLPEYTLPSSN; the protein is encoded by the coding sequence ATGGCATCTCTATTAGAAAAAAACATCCAGATGGATTTACAACAGGAATATTCCAGAGTCGATCAACTGCGAGACAAACTGAATCAGGTGCTCAAAGGGAAAGCGGATGTCATCGACAATGTGATCATCTGCCTGCTTTCCCGCGGTCATCTGCTGCTGGAAGACCACCCCGGTCTGGGCAAGACGATGCTGGCCAAAGCACTCGCCACACTGATTGGGGGCCGGTTTGCCAGAGTGCAATGCACACCCGACTTACTGCCCAGCGATATCACCGGCTTCAATATTTTCAATCAGAAGACACATGAATTTGAATTTCGTCAGGGGCCCGTCTTTTCCGACATCATGCTGGCAGATGAGATCAATCGAGCGACTCCCCGTACCCAGAGTGCGTTACTCGAAGCGATGGCAGAACGGCAGGTGACCGTGGATGCGGTTCGCTACCAGTTATCTCAGGATTATTTCGTGATCGCCACACAGAACCCGATCGATCAGCATGGTACTTACCCCCTGCCCGAAGCACAGCTCGACCGGTTTTCCATGAAGCTGAGCATCGGATACCCGGAAGAAAACGATGAAATCCGCATGCTGGCTGCAGCCATCGATCAAAATACGGATGTAATCGCTGAACTGGAACCGGTGTTTGGCGAACAGGAACTTCTGGACATGCAACGCAAGATTGTGGCGATTCCCGTAGCAGAGTCGGTGCAACGCTATCTGGTTCAGATCGGAAATGTGACCCGTAAACACGCGCAGGTCAGCCTGGGATTGAGCCCGCGTGGTTTACTGACCTGGCAGCGGGTTGCCCAGGCACACGCTTTTCTGGAGCAGAGAAGTTATGTCATCCCTGACGATCTGTTGGAAACGGCCCTGCCCGTGCTCAGTGTTCGCCTGGGCGTGGATCAGTCTGAAAGCCGGGCACTGATTGAGGAGATACTCAAATCGGTGAAGCTGCCCGAATATACATTGCCGTCCTCTAACTGA